A genomic segment from Candidatus Hydrogenedentota bacterium encodes:
- a CDS encoding stage II sporulation protein M — protein MIVDIQRFLAAESPHWDELSAMLDRIDRDPAAPLPLEEARRFHYLYQRASTGLARLAGFPPDHPARRRLEPLVARAYAEAHSARAAGRRFRPLVWFFAEFPRTFRRRAAAFWVSLGVTLAGVLFGGLALYADQESKRVLMPFSHLMQDPAQRVQEEETAEEHRLDGGHGSFAAYLMTHNIRVSVTAMAFGLLFGLGSVVLLFYNGVMLGAVAADYILAGQTAFLAGWLLPHGSVEIPAILLAGQAGLVLGGALLGGGSPDPVRARLRAAAPDIVTLVGGVAVMLVWAGIVESFFSQYHEPVVPYWLKITFGAGELLLLTVFLAAAGRAGEGRA, from the coding sequence ATGATTGTGGACATCCAGCGCTTTCTCGCCGCCGAGTCGCCCCATTGGGACGAGCTTTCCGCCATGCTGGACCGCATTGACCGCGACCCCGCCGCGCCGCTCCCGCTGGAGGAGGCCAGGCGCTTCCATTACCTCTACCAGCGCGCCTCCACCGGGCTTGCCCGGCTTGCCGGGTTCCCCCCCGACCATCCGGCGCGCCGCCGCCTGGAGCCCCTCGTCGCCCGCGCCTACGCGGAGGCGCACTCGGCGCGCGCGGCCGGCCGGCGGTTCCGTCCGCTGGTCTGGTTCTTCGCCGAGTTTCCCCGCACGTTCCGGCGGCGCGCGGCGGCCTTCTGGGTCTCCCTCGGGGTGACGCTCGCGGGGGTGCTCTTCGGGGGCCTCGCGCTCTACGCCGACCAGGAGTCGAAGCGGGTGCTCATGCCGTTTTCCCACCTCATGCAGGACCCCGCGCAGCGGGTGCAGGAGGAGGAAACCGCGGAGGAGCACCGGCTGGACGGCGGCCACGGCTCCTTTGCCGCCTACCTGATGACCCACAACATCCGCGTCTCCGTCACGGCCATGGCCTTCGGCCTCCTCTTCGGCCTGGGGAGCGTCGTTCTGCTTTTCTACAACGGTGTCATGCTGGGCGCCGTCGCCGCGGACTACATTCTCGCGGGACAGACAGCCTTCCTCGCCGGGTGGCTGCTGCCCCACGGGTCGGTGGAGATTCCGGCGATCCTGCTGGCCGGGCAGGCCGGGCTGGTGCTCGGGGGGGCGCTGCTCGGCGGCGGCTCGCCGGACCCCGTCCGCGCGCGCCTGCGCGCCGCGGCGCCCGACATCGTGACCCTGGTCGGCGGCGTGGCCGTGATGCTCGTGTGGGCCGGCATTGTGGAGTCGTTCTTCTCCCAGTACCACGAGCCGGTGGTGCCCTACTGGCTCAAGATCACTTTCGGCGCGGGCGAGCTCCTGCTGCTCACGGTCTTCCTGGCCGCCGCCGGAAGGGCGGGGGAGGGGCGCGCATGA